One Solanum pennellii chromosome 9, SPENNV200 DNA segment encodes these proteins:
- the LOC107029796 gene encoding 3-ketoacyl-CoA synthase 2-like, giving the protein MELILTYPKLFFITFTLVILFFYRKNSKRRVFLVDFACYKPPKNQQVDRQTFVNKSTKTLCYNKDSLEFMEKMLERSGLGDKTYLSKGLFKEPIDMSAEAAKEEVEMAIFGVIDELLLKTGVQCNHIEILITVFGVYNIIPSMSSVIVKRYNLRHDIRTYNITGMGCTAGLVALGLVQNLLKVHDNSCALVVTSESTTANVYKGNDRSKLLTNCIFRVGAVALLLSNKPSDLNTSKYELIHVGPTIHTVRSQTSDDDRSYNCIFMEEDVEGHRGITINKDLLYAAMKTIRLNISTVAPLVLPLSEKIRYLVNLFSTKSNFYSPDFSKSIDHFFPHVGGKPVLDDLQKKLGFSDEQMEASRMTLYRIGNPSSSSIWYEVAYAEAKGRVKKGDALWQIAFGSGFKCNSVIWKAIRSVNRDEMNPWRDEIHEFPVNVSDIEVVPDLFVASK; this is encoded by the exons ATGGAATTGATCCTAACATACCCTAAGCTTTTTTTCATTACATTTACATTAGTAATACTATTTTTCTACCGCAAAAACTCTAAACGAAGAGTTTTCCTTGTAGATTTCGCATGCTACAAGCCCCCGAAAAATCAACAAGTTGATAGACAAACGTTTGTCAACAAAAGCACTAAAACTCTTTGTTATAACAAAGACTCACTAGAGTTCATGGAGAAGATGTTGGAACGATCCGGTTTAGGTGATAAAACGTACCTTTCTAAAGGTTTGTTTAAAGAACCTATAGATATGAGCGCGGAAGCTGCTAAGGAAGAAGTAGAGATGGCAATATTCGGAGTCATAGATGAACTTCTTTTGAAAACCGGAGTACAATGTAACCATATTGAGATATTGATTACTGTTTTTGGTGTATACAATATTATACCATCGATGTCTAGTGTCATTGTGAAGCGTTACAACCTTAGACATGATATACGTACATATAATATTACTGGAATGGGATGTACTGCTGGCCTTGTTGCCTTAGGCCTTGTCCAGAATTTGCTTAAG GTGCATGATAACTCTTGTGCACTAGTAGTGACTAGTGAGAGCACTACAGCAAATGTATACAAAGGGAATGATCGGTCAAAATTGTTGACTAATTGCATATTCCGTGTGGGTGCAGTAGCTCTGCTCCTATCTAACAAACCGTCTGATCTGAATACATCAAAGTATGAGCTCATCcatgttgg cccaacaatCCACACCGTCAGATCTCAAACATCGGACGATGATCGCTCGTACAATTGTATTTTCATGGAAGAAGACGTGGAAGGACATCGAGGCATCACAATCAATAAAGATCTGTTGTACGCAGCTATGAAAACCATTCGATTAAACATATCCACTGTAGCTCCTTTAGTACTTCCTCTATCTGAAAAAATCCGTTACTTGGTAAATCTTTTTAGTACAAAAAGCAACTTTTATAGTCCTGATTTCTCCAAATCGATTGATCATTTCTTCCCACATGTCGGTGGGAAGCCGGTGTTGGATGACTTGCAGAAGAAGTTAGGATTTAGCGATGAGCAAATGGAAGCTTCTAGAATGACACTGTACAGAATTGGTAATCCTTCAAGTAGTTCGATATGGTATGAAGTAGCTTATGCTGAGGCAAAAGGTAGGGTGAAAAAAGGAGATGCATTGTGGCAGATAGCATTTGGGTCAGGTTTCAAGTGCAACAGTGTGATTTGGAAGGCAATTCGATCTGTTAATCGCGATGAGATGAATCCATGGCGCGATGAAATTCATGAGTTCCCCGTCAATGTTAGTGATATCGAAGTAGTCCCGGACCTATTCGTTGCTTCTAAATAG
- the LOC107030398 gene encoding protein ELC-like: protein MDYFKSLAQELFSTNYETPPSSIQFIDAALSCTSPHFAPSYTDPNQKRIIRRHLVSFLQDYISFKPSIDAFMHDDGTSVNLLNANGELQLSSSTPSIPLTIWLHESYPFIAPIVLMSTNTTYPIYDNHPFVDSSSGSISTFYLVNWKYPGCNLSDLVHNLVNIFSHNHPFYYSPSTNDFFHPSLASRREAIDRLSCTLHYDMTELLSKTHEEVEELSSLKEHMVRRVIVAEFSVDESENEMTELKERVKVLTDEADKLSSWLRDKDQDLSPEEYKVEDEFEAIDENSKVLLDSIAADKATEDLMYSLDKAVEQGVMPFGTYMKQVRLLAKEQYFGRAKLEKMGISLEWLH, encoded by the coding sequence ATGGATTACTTCAAATCATTAGCTCAAGAGTTATTCTCCACAAACTATGAAACACCTCCATCTTCAATCCAATTCATAGATGCTGCACTTTCTTGTACAAGTCCACATTTTGCACCATCATACACAGATCCTAACCAAAAACGTATAATTCGAAGACACCTCGTCTCTTTTCTTCAAGATTATATCTCTTTCAAACCTTCCATCGATGCATTCATGCATGACGATGGCACTAGTGTCAACTTACTCAACGCGAATGGAGAGTTGCAACTCTCTTCCTCCACCCCTTCAATCCCTCTTACCATTTGGTTACATGAAAGTTACCCTTTTATAGCTCCTATTGTACTCATGTCAACAAATACTACTTATCCAATTTATGATAACCATCCTTTTGTTGACTCTTCATCAGGTTCTATTTCAACATTTTACTTAGTAAATTGGAAGTACCCTGGCTGCAACCTCTCTGACCTTGTACACAACCTTGTCAACATCTTTTCACATAATCATCCTTTCTACTATTCGCCTTCAACTAACGATTTCTTTCACCCTTCTTTAGCTTCTAGGAGGGAGGCTATAGACCGTCTCTCGTGCACACTTCACTATGACATGACAGAATTACTCTCCAAGACTCATGAAGAAGTTGAGGAGCTTTCAAGCCTTAAAGAACATATGGTTAGAAGGGTAATTGTTGCTGAGTTTTCGGTTGATGAGAGTGAAAATGAAATGACGGAGTTGAAGGAAAGGGTGAAAGTCTTGACAGATGAAGCGGATAAACTGTCGAGTTGGCTAAGAGATAAGGATCAAGATTTAAGTCCAGAGGAGTATAAAGTTGAGGATGAATTTGAAGCGATTGACGAGAATTCAAAGGTACTACTTGATAGCATTGCAGCAGATAAAGCAACAGAGGATTTGATGTACTCTTTAGATAAGGCAGTTGAGCAAGGTGTAATGCCTTTTGGTACATATATGAAACAAGTGAGACTTTTGGCCAAAGAACAATACTTTGGTAGAGCCAAGCTTGAAAAAATGGGAATATCTCTCGAATGGCTTCATTGA
- the LOC107030641 gene encoding 3-ketoacyl-CoA synthase 2-like, with protein sequence MELLHPSNLFLIFVPSLILVLFWCKIMRRQRVFLVDFACYKPPKDQQICRQTFIEKSSRSLNSNKNTLEFMDRILQRVGLGEKTYISKGLLKEPPDMSAKAAKEEVEMAIFGAIDELLLKTGVQCEDIDILVTVCGVYNIMPSLSSVIVKRYNFRHDIHTYNITGMGCTAGLVALGLVQNLLKVHDNSCALVVTSDSITENVYKGNDRSKLLTNCIFRVGAVALLLSNKPSDLNTSKYELIHTVRSQTSNDDRSYNCIFMEEDVEGHRGITINKDLLYAAMKTIRLNISTVAPLVLSLSEKLRYLVNLIAQYFHMIKSNVDRPYNPDFSKTINHFFPHVGGKPVLDDLQKKLGFSDEQMEASRMTLYRFGNTSTCSVWYEVAYVEAKGRVRKGDTLWQIAFGSGFKCTSVIWRANRSIDRDEVNPWSDEVDEFPVDLSQMETLSDLFVASK encoded by the exons ATGGAGTTGTTACACCCTAGCAACCTCTTTCTCATTTTTGTGCCATCTTTAATACTAGTATTATTTTGGTGCAAAATCATGAGGCGTCAAAGAGTTTTCCTAGTAGATTTTGCATGTTACAAACCCCCAAAAGATCAACAAATTTGTAGACAAACCTTTATAGAAAAATCTTCTAGAAGTTTAAATTCTAACAAAAACACATTAGAGTTCATGGACAGGATCTTGCAACGAGTAGGGTTAGGTGAGAAAACGTACATTTCTAAAGGTTTGTTAAAAGAACCTCCAGATATGAGCGCGAAAGCGGCTAAGGAAGAAGTGGAGATGGCAATATTCGGAGCCATAGATGAGCTTTTACTGAAAACTGGAGTACAATGTGAAGATATTGACATATTGGTTACTGTTTGTGGCGTATACAATATTATGCCATCTTTGTCTAGTGTCATAGTGAAGCGTTACAACTTTAGACatgatatacatacatataatattacTGGAATGGGATGCACTGCTGGCCTTGTTGCCTTAGGCCTTGTCCAAAATTTGCTTAAG GTGCATGACAACTCTTGTGCACTAGTAGTGACTAGTGATAGCATTACAGAAAATGTATACAAAGGGAATGACCGGTCAAAATTGTTGACTAATTGCATATTCCGTGTGGGTGCAGTAGCTCTTCTCCTCTCCAACAAACCGTCTGATCTGAATACATCGAAGTATGAGCTCATCCACACCGTCCGATCGCAAACATCGAACGATGATCGATCCTACAACTGTATTTTCATGGAAGAAGACGTGGAAGGACATCGAGGCATCACAATCAACAAAGATTTATTGTACGCAGCAATGAAAACCATTCGATTAAATATATCCACCGTAGCTCCTCTAGTCCTTTCTCTATCTGAAAAATTACGTTACCTGGTAAATCTTATAGCACAATACTTTCATATGATCAAAAGCAACGTAGATCGACCTTATAATCCTGATTTCTCCAAAACCATCAATCATTTCTTCCCACACGTCGGGGGTAAACCGGTGTTGGATGATTTGCAGAAAAAATTAGGGTTTAGCGACGAACAAATGGAAGCTTCTAGAATGACTCTATATAGGTTCGGTAACACATCCACATGTTCGGTGTGGTATGAAGTAGCTTATGTTGAAGCAAAAGGTAGGGTCAGAAAAGGAGACACATTATGGCAAATAGCATTCGGGTCGGGTTTCAAATGTACTAGTGTCATTTGGAGGGCAAATCGATCAATTGACCGCGATGAGGTAAATCCATGGTCCGATGAAGTTGATGAGTTCCCCGTGGATCTTAGCCAGATGGAAACACTCTCGGACCTATTTGTTGCTTCCAAATAG
- the LOC107030666 gene encoding 3-ketoacyl-CoA synthase 2-like, whose translation MELLHPSNLFLIFVPSLISVLFWCKIMTRQRVFLVDFACYKPPKDQQICRQTFIEKSSRSLNSNKNTLEFMDRILQRVGLGEKTYISKGLLKEPPDMSAKAAKEEVEMAIFGAIDELLLKTGVQCEDIDILVTVCGVYNIMPSLSSVIVKRYNFRHDIHTYNITGMGCTAGLVALGLVQNLLKVHDNSCALVVTSDSITENVYKGNDRSKLLTNCIFRVGAVALLLSNKPSDLNTSKYELIHTVRSQTSNDDRSYNCIFMEEDVEGHRGITINKDLLYAAMKTIRLNISTVAPLVLSLSEKLRYLVNLIAQYFHMIKSNVDRPYNPDFSKTINHFFPHVGGKPVLDDLQKKLGFSDEQMEASRMTLYRFGNTSTCSVWYEVAYVEAKGRVRKGDTLWQIAFGSGFKCTSVIWRANRSIDRDEVNPWSDEVDEFPVDLSQMETLSDLFVASK comes from the exons ATGGAGTTGTTACACCCTAGCAACCTCTTTCTCATTTTTGTGCCATCTTTAATATCAGTATTATTTTGGTGCAAAATCATGACGCGTCAAAGAGTTTTCCTAGTAGATTTTGCATGTTACAAACCCCCAAAAGATCAACAAATTTGTAGACAAACCTTTATAGAAAAATCTTCTAGAAGTTTAAATTCTAACAAAAACACATTAGAGTTCATGGACAGGATCTTGCAACGAGTAGGGTTAGGTGAGAAAACGTACATTTCTAAAGGTTTGTTAAAAGAACCTCCAGATATGAGCGCGAAAGCGGCTAAGGAAGAAGTGGAGATGGCAATATTCGGAGCCATAGATGAGCTTTTACTGAAAACTGGAGTACAATGTGAAGATATTGACATATTGGTTACTGTTTGTGGCGTATACAATATTATGCCATCTTTGTCTAGTGTCATAGTGAAGCGTTACAACTTTAGACatgatatacatacatataatattacTGGAATGGGATGCACTGCTGGCCTTGTTGCCTTAGGCCTTGTCCAAAATTTGCTTAAG GTGCATGACAACTCTTGTGCACTAGTAGTGACTAGTGATAGCATTACAGAAAATGTATACAAAGGGAATGACCGGTCAAAATTGTTGACTAATTGCATATTCCGTGTGGGTGCAGTAGCTCTTCTCCTCTCCAACAAACCGTCTGATCTGAATACATCGAAGTATGAGCTCATCCACACCGTCCGATCGCAAACATCGAACGATGATCGATCCTACAACTGTATTTTCATGGAAGAAGACGTGGAAGGACATCGAGGCATCACAATCAACAAAGATTTATTGTACGCAGCAATGAAAACCATTCGATTAAATATATCCACCGTAGCTCCTCTAGTCCTTTCTCTATCTGAAAAATTACGTTACCTGGTAAATCTTATAGCACAATACTTTCATATGATCAAAAGCAACGTAGATCGACCTTATAATCCTGATTTCTCCAAAACCATCAATCATTTCTTCCCACACGTCGGGGGTAAACCGGTGTTGGATGATTTGCAGAAAAAATTAGGGTTTAGCGACGAACAAATGGAAGCTTCTAGAATGACTCTATATAGGTTCGGTAACACATCCACATGTTCGGTGTGGTATGAAGTAGCTTATGTTGAAGCAAAAGGTAGGGTCAGAAAAGGAGACACATTATGGCAAATAGCATTCGGGTCGGGTTTCAAATGTACTAGTGTCATTTGGAGGGCAAATCGATCAATTGACCGCGATGAGGTAAATCCATGGTCCGATGAAGTTGATGAGTTCCCCGTGGATCTTAGCCAGATGGAAACACTCTCGGACCTATTTGTTGCTTCCAAATAG